The following coding sequences lie in one Psychrobacter arenosus genomic window:
- a CDS encoding efflux RND transporter periplasmic adaptor subunit, which translates to MNHRYLALMIAATLFGSGVLLTGCDKKDESADAAAAAQQMPPAVVNVMPVAFQTVPQVETFSGRTTAYQTADVRPQVNGIIDEVLFREGSEVKKGQPLYRINTDNYNSSIEGGKAAVEQAKASLITSQANYNNAVAELNSRQATLAQAQSDLNRLKGLVEINAISAQQYDQAQTAYRTAQAAVQSAQASIAQSQAGIESAKANITAAQSGLNASQLDLSRTIVRAPISGRTSRSAVTAGALVSAGQATPLVTVSQLSPIYVDISQSSSELLKLRQQLSSGKAQAGGNSVELVLEDGSTYPARGELALAEAKVDESTGAVTLRALFPNNSNLLLPGMYVTARLTQSLISNAVLLPQSAVTRTPKGETQVYIVDANNKIQVRPVTINGTYNGNWIITDGLKADEKVVIIGGSKVKPDQEVVAKPLPATEGEGGQAPAQGAKPAQGGAAPKTPQQAAKAADKPAADSNKPAAASN; encoded by the coding sequence ATGAATCACCGTTATCTTGCGCTTATGATCGCAGCTACCTTATTTGGATCCGGAGTGCTACTCACCGGCTGTGATAAGAAAGATGAGTCAGCAGACGCCGCGGCAGCTGCCCAGCAAATGCCCCCTGCCGTCGTCAATGTCATGCCTGTGGCTTTTCAGACGGTGCCCCAAGTCGAGACCTTCTCTGGCCGTACTACAGCTTACCAAACCGCTGATGTCCGTCCGCAGGTCAACGGCATCATCGATGAAGTGTTGTTCCGTGAAGGCTCTGAGGTCAAAAAAGGTCAACCTTTATACCGTATCAATACGGACAACTATAATTCGTCAATTGAAGGCGGCAAGGCAGCGGTTGAACAAGCAAAGGCCAGTTTAATCACGTCTCAAGCCAACTATAATAATGCTGTGGCTGAGTTAAACAGCCGTCAAGCGACCTTGGCACAAGCCCAATCCGATTTAAACCGCTTAAAAGGTTTGGTGGAAATCAACGCCATTTCTGCTCAGCAGTATGACCAAGCCCAGACCGCTTATCGAACTGCCCAAGCTGCCGTGCAAAGCGCGCAAGCCTCTATTGCCCAGTCACAAGCGGGTATCGAAAGTGCTAAAGCTAATATTACTGCCGCCCAATCCGGTTTGAATGCTAGCCAATTGGATTTAAGTCGCACTATCGTACGGGCGCCTATCAGTGGTCGTACCAGTCGCTCTGCCGTTACGGCTGGTGCTTTGGTGAGCGCGGGTCAAGCTACGCCTTTAGTGACCGTTTCACAGCTGAGCCCCATCTATGTCGATATCAGCCAGTCATCTTCTGAGCTGTTAAAGCTACGCCAACAGCTCTCTAGTGGTAAAGCCCAAGCCGGTGGTAACTCGGTAGAATTGGTGCTAGAGGATGGCTCAACTTATCCTGCTCGTGGTGAGCTTGCATTAGCCGAAGCCAAAGTCGATGAGTCCACTGGTGCCGTCACCCTACGTGCCCTTTTCCCTAACAATAGCAATCTATTGCTACCGGGTATGTATGTGACCGCGCGCTTGACGCAAAGCCTAATTAGCAATGCTGTGTTACTGCCACAAAGTGCGGTTACTCGGACGCCGAAAGGGGAAACCCAAGTCTATATCGTGGATGCTAATAACAAGATTCAAGTCCGCCCTGTGACTATTAATGGCACTTATAACGGCAATTGGATCATCACCGATGGGTTAAAAGCAGATGAAAAAGTGGTGATTATCGGCGGCTCTAAAGTCAAGCCTGACCAAGAAGTGGTGGCCAAGCCCCTCCCCGCTACTGAGGGTGAAGGGGGTCAAGCTCCTGCTCAAGGCGCTAAGCCCGCCCAAGGTGGCGCCGCGCCTAAGACGCCACAGCAAGCCGCTAAAGCCGCTGATAAGCCTGCTGCTGACTCAAACAAACCAGCCGCAGCGTCTAACTAA